In Quercus lobata isolate SW786 chromosome 12, ValleyOak3.0 Primary Assembly, whole genome shotgun sequence, a genomic segment contains:
- the LOC115971241 gene encoding E3 ubiquitin-protein ligase RFI2-like isoform X2 — MDGNGEGVAVLEPQPSSSGVSCSICLDLVLNITGGRSRAKLQCGHEFHLDCIGSAFNMKGAMQCPNCRKVEKGQWLYANGSARSFPESSMDDWNPDEDPYDLNYPEMPFRVHWCPFGELARIPTSFEEVESPSTTYHDMREHHGMPSEHTAPSSLPHSYVAYFGPIPHASSRSSDSIDDPNFNYPWNGLSGHNDIFNPHSFPAISIQYHTLGRHSPPFSQFGSHINGADPASIQPATQGSTHSDSDATTRSGPRAGSSFVSSAVPRYPGSNVHTHEMIQVSHAFHLQQRPSNSLGMPSPIIPAVRRIDSPGGLPPVVPASLQPDGNGGFHIYPPQTPSVPNLHEAENPLPNQFHAWEREHFSRFPPVLSDMDSAWGQYHHAAGDSDSVNRSGGLWHRRWP; from the exons ATGGATGGTAATGGTGAGGGGGTTGCGGTTTTGGAACCTCAACCTTCTTCTTCTGGAGTTTCATGCTCGATTTGCTTGGATTTGGTCTTGAATATTACTGGGGGAAGATCCAGGGCTAAACTGCAATGTGGCCATGAGTTCCATCTGG ACTGCATTGGCTCGGCATTTAACATGAAGGGAGCAATGCAGTGCCCAAATTGCCGAAAGGTTGAGAAAGGCCAATGGTTATACGCCAATGGCTCTGCTCGTTCATTTCCTGAGTCTAGTATGGATGACTGGAATCCTGATGAGGATCCCTATGACCTAAATTACCCTGAAATG CCATTTAGAGTTCACTGGTGTCCATTTGGTGAATTGGCTCGAATTCCTACATCTTTTGA GGAAGTGGAATCTCCATCAACCACTT ATCATGACATGCGGGAACACCATGGCATGCCTTCTGAACACACTGCTCCATCATCTCTGCCTCATTCATATGTTGCATACTTTGGACCGATTCCACATGCATCCTCAAGATCTAGTGATAGCATTGATGATCCTAACTTCAATTATCCCTGGAATGGTCTATCTGGACACAATGATATATTTAATCCCCATAGTTTTCCTGCCATTAGCATCCAATACCATACTTTGGGTCGTCATTCCCCTCCCTTCTCCCAATTTGGTAGCCATATCAATGGCGCTGATCCAGCTTCTATTCAACCTGCAACACAGGGATCTACTCACAGTGATTCCGATGCTACAACAAG GTCTGGTCCTAGAGCTGGGAGCTCATTTGTCTCCTCAGCTGTTCCTCGTTATCCAGGGTCCAATGTTCATACCCATGAAATGATACAGGTTTCTCATGCGTTTCATCTTCAGCAACGACCTAGCAATTCACTAGGCATGCCCTCACCTATCATTCCTGCTGTCAGGAGAATCGATAGTCCTGGGGGTTTGCCTCCAGTAGTGCCAGCATCTCTACAACCTGATGGCAATGGTGGTTTTCATATCTATCCTCCTCAAACTCCTTCAGTCCCGAACCTACATGAAGCTGAAAATCCTTTGCCAAATCAATTTCACGCGTGGGAAAGAGAGCACTTCTCTCGTTTCCCTCCTGTATTATCTGACATGGACTCAGCATGGGGGCAATATCATCATGCTGCTGGTGACTCTGATTCTGTCAACAGGTCTGGTGGCTTATGGCATAGGCGCTGGCCCTAG
- the LOC115971241 gene encoding E3 ubiquitin-protein ligase RFI2-like isoform X1 has product MDGNGEGVAVLEPQPSSSGVSCSICLDLVLNITGGRSRAKLQCGHEFHLDCIGSAFNMKGAMQCPNCRKVEKGQWLYANGSARSFPESSMDDWNPDEDPYDLNYPEMPFRVHWCPFGELARIPTSFEEVESPSTTYHDMREHHGMPSEHTAPSSLPHSYVAYFGPIPHASSRSSDSIDDPNFNYPWNGLSGHNDIFNPHSFPAISIQYHTLGRHSPPFSQFGSHINGADPASIQPATQGSTHSDSDATTRSRSFPYPLVFAHGSGPRAGSSFVSSAVPRYPGSNVHTHEMIQVSHAFHLQQRPSNSLGMPSPIIPAVRRIDSPGGLPPVVPASLQPDGNGGFHIYPPQTPSVPNLHEAENPLPNQFHAWEREHFSRFPPVLSDMDSAWGQYHHAAGDSDSVNRSGGLWHRRWP; this is encoded by the exons ATGGATGGTAATGGTGAGGGGGTTGCGGTTTTGGAACCTCAACCTTCTTCTTCTGGAGTTTCATGCTCGATTTGCTTGGATTTGGTCTTGAATATTACTGGGGGAAGATCCAGGGCTAAACTGCAATGTGGCCATGAGTTCCATCTGG ACTGCATTGGCTCGGCATTTAACATGAAGGGAGCAATGCAGTGCCCAAATTGCCGAAAGGTTGAGAAAGGCCAATGGTTATACGCCAATGGCTCTGCTCGTTCATTTCCTGAGTCTAGTATGGATGACTGGAATCCTGATGAGGATCCCTATGACCTAAATTACCCTGAAATG CCATTTAGAGTTCACTGGTGTCCATTTGGTGAATTGGCTCGAATTCCTACATCTTTTGA GGAAGTGGAATCTCCATCAACCACTT ATCATGACATGCGGGAACACCATGGCATGCCTTCTGAACACACTGCTCCATCATCTCTGCCTCATTCATATGTTGCATACTTTGGACCGATTCCACATGCATCCTCAAGATCTAGTGATAGCATTGATGATCCTAACTTCAATTATCCCTGGAATGGTCTATCTGGACACAATGATATATTTAATCCCCATAGTTTTCCTGCCATTAGCATCCAATACCATACTTTGGGTCGTCATTCCCCTCCCTTCTCCCAATTTGGTAGCCATATCAATGGCGCTGATCCAGCTTCTATTCAACCTGCAACACAGGGATCTACTCACAGTGATTCCGATGCTACAACAAGGTCCAGATCTTTCCCATATCCACTTGTCTTTGCTCATGG GTCTGGTCCTAGAGCTGGGAGCTCATTTGTCTCCTCAGCTGTTCCTCGTTATCCAGGGTCCAATGTTCATACCCATGAAATGATACAGGTTTCTCATGCGTTTCATCTTCAGCAACGACCTAGCAATTCACTAGGCATGCCCTCACCTATCATTCCTGCTGTCAGGAGAATCGATAGTCCTGGGGGTTTGCCTCCAGTAGTGCCAGCATCTCTACAACCTGATGGCAATGGTGGTTTTCATATCTATCCTCCTCAAACTCCTTCAGTCCCGAACCTACATGAAGCTGAAAATCCTTTGCCAAATCAATTTCACGCGTGGGAAAGAGAGCACTTCTCTCGTTTCCCTCCTGTATTATCTGACATGGACTCAGCATGGGGGCAATATCATCATGCTGCTGGTGACTCTGATTCTGTCAACAGGTCTGGTGGCTTATGGCATAGGCGCTGGCCCTAG